In the genome of Natronorubrum daqingense, the window TATCGGCACGCGAGAAGGCACTCGTCGGCCTCGGCGCGGCGAGTGCGACCCAGTGTCCGTACTGCGTACACTTCCACCGAGCGGAGGCCTCGCTCGAGGACGTAACGGACGAGGAACTCCAAGAGGCAGTCAACATCGCGGGTGAAGTCCGGTACTTCTCGTCGGTCTTACACGGATCGGAGATCGAGTACGATGCGTTCGTCAGCGAGACGGCGGAGATGGTCGAACACATCGAAACGCAACAGGCCGCGATGTCGGGGAGCG includes:
- a CDS encoding carboxymuconolactone decarboxylase family protein, with translation MVSTEIQEEIEAYLGTVPSWIESLPEPAADHSWKLVRDLQLEETELSAREKALVGLGAASATQCPYCVHFHRAEASLEDVTDEELQEAVNIAGEVRYFSSVLHGSEIEYDAFVSETAEMVEHIETQQAAMSGSD